A genomic region of Metopolophium dirhodum isolate CAU chromosome 1, ASM1992520v1, whole genome shotgun sequence contains the following coding sequences:
- the LOC132934141 gene encoding uncharacterized protein LOC132934141, with product MLPRRKVKSNSGSPIINSLPFKLHLPGYQYCGPGTNLGKRLALGQTGINGLDSPCRDHDIAYEKSNSLSERSAADSILEERAWSRVGAKDAGYKEKAAAWLVTTGMKAKRKTGAGCGVGNIVGACKKAIKKSIKTCPSTPNMSKLIKSAVCVARKHVKTNKGVRSRKTKNKLPRVIKVPKIGGALALILYWLDFRRWVRWRAGCLTS from the coding sequence ATGTTACCACGTCGGAAGGTCAAGTCCAATAGCGGTAGtccaataataaatagtttaccATTCAAATTACATTTACCAGGTTATCAGTACTGCGGACCTGGGACTAATTTAGGAAAAAGACTTGCTCTCGGACAGACCGGCATAAACGGTCTAGATTCTCCGTGTAGAGACCACGATATAGCTTACGAGAAAAGTAATTCCTTATCCGAACGTAGTGCGGCCGACAGTATTTTGGAAGAACGAGCTTGGAGCAGAGTGGGCGCGAAAGACGCTGGTTATAAGGAAAAAGCTGCCGCGTGGCTTGTAACCACTGGTATGAAGGCTAAACGTAAAACTGGTGCTGGATGCGGGGTCGGTAATATTGTCGGTGCGTGCAAAAAAGCGATCAAAAAATCGATTAAAACGTGCCCGTCGACGCCGAACatgagtaaattaattaaatctgcGGTATGTGTTGCACGAAAACATGTGAAAACAAACAAGGGCGTTCGATcgagaaaaactaaaaataaactacctCGTGTGATCAAAGTTCCTAAAATCGGTGGAGCGCTAGCGTTAATCCTATATTGGCTGGACTTTCGGCGTTGGGTTCGCTGGCGGGCGGGGTGTCTAACATCGTGA